A section of the Pseudomonas flavescens genome encodes:
- a CDS encoding DUF1652 domain-containing protein, which yields MSILEQRQIIESAFLPLHCHCKIDANDSVTIEIKDSHSGQVQLIVAGLKRSNLDSSRSISQLVLEVRQHLQEGSHANKRTTA from the coding sequence ATGTCTATTTTAGAGCAGAGACAAATAATTGAATCCGCTTTTTTGCCTCTGCATTGCCATTGCAAAATTGATGCGAATGACTCCGTAACAATCGAAATAAAGGATTCACATTCGGGCCAGGTTCAGTTGATTGTTGCTGGTCTGAAGCGAAGCAACCTGGACTCTTCAAGATCGATATCGCAATTGGTTCTGGAGGTGAGACAGCATTTGCAGGAGGGCTCCCACGCCAACAAACGGACAACAGCTTAA
- a CDS encoding Hsp20 family protein — MANTLSLAPLFRQSVGFDRFNDLFESALRTETGNAYPPHNVEKHGDDEYRIVIAAAGLTEADMDIQVEKGVLTVAGGKRESDTNVTYLYQGIAQRAFQLSFRLADHIEVQGASLSNGLLSVNLLRVVPEDAKPRRIEIADATKPELKAVSSQ; from the coding sequence ATGGCTAATACCCTTTCGCTGGCCCCACTGTTCCGCCAGTCTGTAGGCTTTGATCGTTTTAACGACCTTTTCGAATCGGCGCTCCGTACTGAGACCGGGAATGCCTATCCGCCTCACAACGTCGAAAAGCATGGCGATGACGAATACCGAATTGTCATTGCTGCCGCTGGTTTGACCGAGGCTGATATGGATATTCAAGTCGAGAAAGGCGTTTTAACCGTCGCCGGCGGTAAGCGCGAAAGCGATACGAATGTGACCTACCTCTATCAGGGAATCGCACAGAGGGCGTTCCAGTTGTCTTTCCGCCTGGCCGATCACATCGAAGTCCAGGGCGCGTCACTTAGCAACGGATTGCTCAGCGTGAACCTGCTGCGTGTTGTACCGGAGGACGCCAAGCCTCGGCGCATCGAGATTGCTGATGCGACCAAGCCAGAGCTCAAAGCAGTAAGCTCGCAGTAA
- a CDS encoding IS3 family transposase (programmed frameshift), which translates to MSNQRYPEEFKIEAVKQVTERGLPVAEVAARLGMSVHSLYAWIKRYSKPQEKRQQEDDQQAELRRLRAELKRVTEERDIPKKGRRVLCQGVRLKYAFISKLSVEYPVRRLCQNLKVHPSGYYAWLSEPNSVRAKQDQRLLGLIKHAWLESGGVYGYRKIHDDLRELGESCGRHRVARLMRLEKLRSQTGYRRRPGCYGGKPTVASPNRLERQFKVAEPNKVWVTDITYIRTYEGWLYLAVVLDLFSRQVVGWSMKPRMCSDLAIDALLMAVWRRKPKQEVMIHSDQGSQFSSLDWQSFLKANNLISSMSRRGNCHDNAVAESFFQLLKRERIRRKTYGTREEARADVFDYIEMFYNPKRRHSSAMQLSPVDFEKRYFQSLESV; encoded by the exons ATGAGCAACCAGCGTTACCCCGAAGAATTCAAAATCGAAGCGGTCAAGCAAGTGACCGAGCGTGGCCTTCCTGTAGCCGAAGTGGCAGCGCGGTTAGGTATGTCGGTGCACAGCCTGTATGCCTGGATCAAGCGCTACAGCAAGCCCCAGGAAAAGCGGCAGCAAGAGGACGATCAGCAGGCCGAACTGCGTCGTCTGCGTGCTGAACTCAAGCGAGTGACCGAAGAGCGAGACATCC CTAAAAAAGGCCGCCGCGTACTTTGCCAAGGAGTCCGGCTGAAGTACGCCTTCATCAGCAAGCTGTCGGTGGAGTATCCGGTTCGGCGTCTCTGCCAAAACCTCAAAGTGCACCCCAGCGGTTACTACGCTTGGCTATCCGAGCCTAACTCCGTACGCGCCAAGCAAGATCAGCGTCTGCTCGGGTTGATCAAGCATGCGTGGCTGGAAAGTGGTGGTGTCTACGGTTACCGAAAGATCCACGACGACCTGCGTGAGCTGGGCGAGTCTTGTGGCCGTCACCGCGTGGCCCGCCTGATGAGGTTGGAGAAGCTGCGCTCGCAGACTGGTTATCGTCGGCGCCCTGGCTGTTATGGCGGCAAGCCGACAGTAGCCTCGCCCAACCGCCTGGAGAGACAGTTCAAGGTCGCAGAACCCAATAAGGTCTGGGTCACAGATATCACCTACATTCGCACCTATGAAGGCTGGCTGTACTTGGCAGTGGTGCTGGATCTGTTTTCACGCCAGGTGGTTGGCTGGTCGATGAAGCCACGGATGTGCAGCGATCTAGCAATTGATGCCTTACTGATGGCTGTGTGGCGGCGCAAACCCAAGCAGGAAGTGATGATCCACTCAGACCAGGGCAGTCAGTTCAGCAGTCTGGACTGGCAAAGTTTCCTCAAGGCCAACAACCTGATCAGTAGCATGAGCCGGCGCGGTAACTGTCACGACAACGCCGTGGCAGAGAGCTTTTTCCAACTGCTGAAGCGCGAACGCATCAGGCGGAAAACCTACGGCACTCGTGAAGAAGCACGCGCTGATGTGTTCGATTACATCGAGATGTTTTATAACCCTAAACGCCGGCACAGCAGCGCTATGCAGCTATCGCCAGTGGATTTTGAAAAGCGCTATTTCCAGAGCTTGGAAAGTGTCTAG